The following proteins come from a genomic window of Plasmodium vivax chromosome 3, whole genome shotgun sequence:
- a CDS encoding hypothetical protein (encoded by transcript PVX_096060A), with protein sequence MNNGTSLQSEMLDGNGTHVTTFSSNSTPLSTFIDSSSPEGSANQISSTFASTIAEGLVNGVSEAISDAIDTVASSFSGNDSSSLQSLSAANTDSVPIIHNGTNNCTTENPFQGISEELCYILNIFIFLLPFLSLLIVVPIAAALYDVR encoded by the coding sequence ATGAATAATGGAACGAGCTTGCAAAGTGAAATGCTCGATGGGAATGGTACACATGTAACAACTTTTTCTTCCAATTCAACACCTTTAAGCACATTTATTGATTCCTCTTCACCCGAAGGGAGCGCCAACCAAATATCATCTACGTTTGCAAGCACAATAGCAGAGGGTCTTGTTAACGGCGTTTCTGAGGCTATCAGCGATGCCATAGACACTgtggcttcttccttctcagGAAATGACTCCTCATCTCTGCAGTCTTTATCAGCTGCTAACACGGACAGTGTTCCCATTATTCATAATGGAACAAATAATTGCACTACGGAAAATCCCTTTCAAGGAATTTCAGAAGAATTATGTTATAtcctaaatatttttattttcctcctgCCTTTCCTTTCACTCTTAATCGTAGTCCCCATAGCAGCGGCTCTATACGACGTAAGATAA